Proteins found in one Schistocerca serialis cubense isolate TAMUIC-IGC-003099 chromosome 5, iqSchSeri2.2, whole genome shotgun sequence genomic segment:
- the LOC126482309 gene encoding UDP-N-acetylglucosamine transferase subunit ALG13 homolog isoform X1 has protein sequence MKADKIFHQLTFHKEMNSFVSSFLCCTRACLIMKIIFTIWWSLTHPAGVIKKRNKKRYILSWRVLRSRGYTDMCIQIGNGAMVSNISTQEGISVEYFRFRDSLLADIMNADLVISHAGAGSCLEILEAGKPLVVVINQQLMGNHQLELAKQLHADEHLYYSTCENLKSVLENMNLEKLKPFPHGNAGIFAAYLNSVFGFNEYNNET, from the exons ATGAAGGCTGATAAAATATTCCATCAGTTAACTTTCCACAAAGAAATGAATTCTTTTGTGTCAAGCTTTTTATGTTGCACACGTGCATGTCtgattatgaaaataatttttacaatatgGTGGTCTTTGACCCATCCTGCCGgagtaattaaaaaaagaaacaagaaaagataTATTTTATCTTGGAGG GTTCTCAGGTCAAGAGGTTACACTGATATGTGCATTCAGATTGGAAATGGAGCTATGGTTTCAAACATCAGCACTCAAGAAGGAATTTCTGTTGAGTATTTTCGGTTTAGGGATAGTTTGCTTGCAGATATAATGAatgcagatttagttataagtcatGCTGGAGCTGGTAGCTGTCTTGAGATACTTGAAGCTGGTAAGCCACTTGTAGTGGTTATAAATCAACAGCTGATGGGTAATCATCAACTTGAACTTGCAAAACAGCTACATGCTGATGAACATTTATATTACAGCACATGTGAAAATCTGAAAAGTGTGTTAGAAAATATGAACTTAGAAAAGTTAAAACCTTTTCCTCATGGAAATGCTGGTATTTTTGCAGCATACCTTAATAGTGTATTTGGTTTTAATGAGTATAATAATGAAACATAG